From the genome of Vibrio navarrensis, one region includes:
- the uvrY gene encoding UvrY/SirA/GacA family response regulator transcription factor, with amino-acid sequence MINVFLVDDHELVRTGIRRIIEDVRGMNVAGEADSGENAVKWCRTNHADVVLMDMNMPGIGGLEATKKILRVNPDVKIIVLTVHTENPFPTKVMQAGASGYLTKGAGPDEMVNAIRIVNSGQRYISPEIAQQMALSQFSPASENPFKDLSERELQIMMMITKGQKVTDISEQLNLSPKTVNSYRYRLFNKLDINGDVELTHLAIRHGMLDTETL; translated from the coding sequence TTGATCAATGTTTTCCTTGTAGATGATCACGAGCTGGTTCGCACAGGGATACGACGTATTATTGAAGACGTCCGTGGAATGAACGTAGCAGGAGAAGCTGATAGCGGTGAGAATGCAGTAAAATGGTGTCGCACGAATCATGCTGATGTCGTTTTGATGGATATGAACATGCCTGGAATTGGCGGCTTGGAAGCAACCAAAAAAATCCTGCGTGTTAATCCGGATGTAAAAATCATCGTCTTGACTGTTCATACGGAAAATCCGTTTCCAACTAAAGTGATGCAAGCCGGGGCCTCTGGCTATTTAACAAAAGGGGCTGGTCCGGATGAAATGGTCAATGCAATCCGTATTGTGAATAGCGGACAGCGTTATATTTCTCCGGAAATCGCACAGCAAATGGCATTGAGCCAGTTTTCGCCAGCCTCTGAAAATCCGTTTAAAGATTTATCAGAGCGTGAGCTGCAAATCATGATGATGATCACTAAGGGACAAAAAGTCACCGACATCTCTGAGCAGTTGAATCTCAGCCCGAAAACGGTCAACAGCTATCGCTACCGTTTGTTTAACAAACTGGATATTAACGGTGACGTTGAATTGACGCACCTTGCCATCCGTCATGGAATGCTGGATACCGAGACTCTCTAG
- a CDS encoding DNA polymerase II, which produces MTTTPGFVLTRQSRDKFATTQLELWLSTPHGPYQLLIEGEKPVFFVLQSDLPRIENLLLEGGHHAQLTPLALKNFEYRPVAACYCATIKESTSLAAWLQQHDILVLEADVRLADRFLMERFIQGSVEFVGKPQPQEKFVRIKQAKCRKGDYVPTLSVVSLDIECSEKGILYSIGLDSPMDSRVIMIGQAQDSHTPIEWVDDEKQLLERLIHWFEQFDPDVIIGWNVIDFDFRLLHKRAEWHKLKLALGRGNQSSFFRSSTQSQQSFITIPGRVVLDGIDTLKTATYHFRSWSLESVSQELLGEGKAIHNVHDRMAEINTMFRKDKPSLAKYNLQDCVLVNRIFAHTHLLEFAIERSRLTGVELDRVGGSVAAFTNLYLPRLHRAGYVAPNLQPENWVASPGGYVMDSLPGLYDSVLVLDFKSLYPSIIRSFLIDPLGLIEGLRLEIGKEAHQAVPGFRGGQFHRSQHFLPDMIEQLWAARDVAKKNNEKAFSQAIKIIMNSFYGVLGSSGCRFFDTRLASSITMRGHEIMKQTSKLIEAKGYQVIYGDTDSTFVSLNGAYSQQEADAIGQSLVRDINQWWKRHLQQEFNLTSILELEYETHYRKFLMPTIRGAETGSKKRYAGLIGEGKNERIVFKGLESARTDWTPLAQKFQQQLYMMIFHGEDPTDYVRHTVEQTQNGDFDHDLVYQKRLRRKLHEYQKNVPPQVRAARLADEMNARLGRPLQYQNKGLIEYLITVNGPEPRDYRSSAIDYQHYIDKQLKPVANAILPFIDMDFDQLAAPQLGLF; this is translated from the coding sequence TTGACCACCACACCTGGGTTCGTTCTAACACGCCAATCTCGCGATAAATTTGCCACAACTCAACTTGAGTTGTGGCTGAGCACGCCACATGGCCCTTACCAGCTGCTGATCGAAGGTGAAAAACCGGTGTTCTTTGTGCTGCAAAGTGATCTGCCTCGTATCGAAAACTTGCTTCTGGAGGGCGGGCATCACGCGCAGCTTACTCCTCTAGCACTGAAAAACTTTGAGTACCGCCCTGTGGCGGCCTGCTATTGTGCCACCATCAAAGAGTCAACTAGCCTCGCGGCTTGGTTACAACAACACGATATTCTGGTGCTAGAGGCCGATGTTCGTCTCGCAGACCGATTTCTGATGGAGCGTTTCATTCAAGGCTCGGTCGAGTTTGTCGGCAAGCCTCAACCACAGGAGAAGTTTGTTCGCATCAAACAGGCCAAATGCCGTAAAGGTGACTATGTGCCGACACTTTCGGTGGTGTCGCTGGATATTGAATGTTCGGAAAAAGGCATCCTCTACTCTATCGGCCTCGACAGTCCAATGGATAGCCGAGTGATCATGATTGGCCAAGCTCAAGATTCACACACGCCCATTGAGTGGGTCGATGACGAAAAGCAGTTGCTTGAGCGGCTGATTCACTGGTTTGAACAGTTCGATCCGGATGTTATCATCGGTTGGAACGTAATTGATTTTGACTTTCGTTTACTGCACAAACGGGCTGAGTGGCACAAGCTAAAGCTCGCCTTGGGCCGAGGCAATCAAAGCAGCTTTTTTCGCTCTTCAACGCAAAGTCAGCAGAGCTTCATCACCATTCCCGGTCGGGTGGTGCTAGACGGCATCGATACACTCAAAACGGCTACCTACCATTTCCGTTCTTGGTCTTTGGAATCGGTTTCCCAAGAACTGCTTGGTGAAGGCAAAGCCATCCACAATGTTCACGATCGAATGGCGGAAATCAACACCATGTTTCGCAAAGACAAACCTTCGCTCGCCAAGTACAACTTACAAGACTGTGTTTTGGTGAATCGCATTTTTGCCCATACTCACTTGCTTGAGTTTGCCATCGAACGCTCCCGTCTTACTGGCGTAGAGCTGGATCGAGTCGGCGGCTCGGTGGCCGCCTTTACTAATTTGTATTTGCCACGATTGCATCGCGCTGGTTATGTTGCGCCGAATCTTCAACCAGAGAATTGGGTAGCCAGCCCTGGCGGGTATGTGATGGATTCACTTCCCGGATTGTATGATTCGGTGCTAGTGCTCGATTTTAAAAGCCTATACCCATCCATTATTCGCTCCTTCTTGATTGATCCTCTTGGCCTTATCGAAGGTTTACGACTTGAGATCGGTAAAGAGGCACATCAAGCCGTACCCGGTTTTCGCGGAGGGCAGTTTCATCGCAGCCAACATTTTCTGCCTGACATGATCGAACAACTTTGGGCCGCTCGCGATGTGGCGAAAAAGAACAATGAGAAGGCGTTCTCCCAAGCGATTAAAATCATCATGAACTCCTTTTATGGTGTGCTCGGCTCCTCGGGTTGCCGCTTCTTTGATACGCGGCTGGCATCTAGCATTACCATGCGCGGTCACGAGATCATGAAACAGACCAGCAAGTTGATTGAGGCAAAAGGTTATCAGGTGATTTACGGCGATACCGATTCTACTTTTGTTTCGCTCAATGGCGCTTATAGCCAACAAGAAGCGGATGCAATTGGCCAGTCACTGGTGCGCGACATCAATCAGTGGTGGAAACGACATCTGCAACAAGAATTCAACCTCACTTCGATTTTGGAGTTGGAATATGAAACCCATTATCGCAAGTTTCTCATGCCAACCATTCGCGGCGCGGAAACGGGCTCGAAAAAGCGCTACGCAGGGCTGATCGGTGAAGGAAAAAACGAACGCATTGTATTCAAAGGGCTAGAGAGTGCACGTACAGATTGGACGCCACTGGCACAAAAGTTCCAGCAGCAGCTCTACATGATGATATTTCATGGCGAAGACCCGACGGACTACGTTCGCCACACCGTGGAACAAACACAAAATGGCGATTTTGACCACGATTTGGTCTATCAAAAACGCTTAAGACGTAAATTACATGAATATCAGAAGAATGTGCCACCGCAAGTTCGGGCTGCACGTCTTGCCGATGAGATGAACGCCCGCCTTGGCCGCCCTTTGCAGTACCAGAACAAGGGGTTGATTGAGTATCTGATCACGGTCAACGGCCCAGAGCCAAGAGATTATCGCTCGAGTGCCATTGATTATCAGCACTATATCGACAAACAGTTGAAACCAGTGGCAAATGCGATTCTGCCGTTTATCGACATGGATTTCGACCAACTCGCCGCGCCGCAACTAGGGTTGTTCTAG
- the pgsA gene encoding CDP-diacylglycerol--glycerol-3-phosphate 3-phosphatidyltransferase: MRLNIPNLLSLMRLFLIPVFVVVFYLPYSWAPFAAAMVFWVAGFTDWLDGMLARKLGQTSRFGAFIDPVADKVLVATALILITEHYHTIWVTIPAVTMIAREIIISALREWMAEIGKRASVAVSWIGKVKTLSQMFALWVLIWRYDDWMIWLGYAALYIATFLTYWSMVQYLMADKDDLLSEENH; the protein is encoded by the coding sequence ATGCGTCTAAATATCCCTAACCTCCTGTCATTAATGAGATTATTTCTCATTCCGGTGTTCGTGGTTGTATTCTATCTTCCTTATTCATGGGCACCGTTTGCGGCAGCGATGGTCTTTTGGGTGGCGGGCTTTACCGATTGGCTCGATGGTATGCTGGCGAGAAAATTGGGCCAAACGTCTCGATTCGGCGCATTTATCGATCCGGTCGCGGATAAAGTGTTAGTCGCGACGGCGCTTATATTGATCACTGAGCATTACCACACGATTTGGGTGACGATCCCAGCAGTCACGATGATTGCGCGAGAAATTATTATTTCTGCCTTACGTGAGTGGATGGCGGAGATTGGCAAGAGGGCAAGTGTTGCCGTCTCTTGGATTGGCAAAGTAAAAACACTGTCACAGATGTTTGCCTTGTGGGTGTTGATTTGGCGCTATGATGACTGGATGATTTGGCTCGGTTATGCAGCGCTCTATATTGCGACATTCTTAACTTACTGGTCGATGGTGCAATACCTGATGGCGGACAAAGATGACTTACTGAGTGAAGAGAATCACTGA
- the uvrC gene encoding excinuclease ABC subunit UvrC, with protein sequence MTLPFDSVSFLKTVTHQPGVYRMYNADAVVIYVGKAKDLKKRLSSYFRKKVDSEKTRALVSNIAKIDVTVTHTETEALILEHNYIKQYLPKYNVLLRDDKSYPYIYVSGHKHPRVSLHRGAKKRKGEYFGPYPDSGAVRETLHLLQKIFPVRQCEDTVYANRTRPCLMYQIGRCAGPCVSSVISDQEYAELVNYLRLFLQGKDNQVLELLVSKMEDASVALRFEDAARFRDQIQAIRRVQEQQYVSEDSMDDMDVLGFAQENGIACIHILMIRQGKVLGSRSHFPKIPQNTTAQEVFDSFLSQYYLSHNEARTVPTRIILNKDLAVDVAAIQEALSQVAGRKVTFHANPTGARSRYLKLANTNALTAITTQINHKMTINQRFKALREVLGKETIQRMECFDISHTMGESTIASCVVFNTEGPVKQEYRRYNISGITGGDDYAAMGQALERRYSKQLDVEKIPDVIFIDGGKGQLNRAHEIIEQYWGDWPKRPKMIGIAKGVTRKPGLETLITVSGEEFNLPSDAPALHLIQHIRDESHNHAIAGHRAKRGKTRKTSALEGIEGVGPKRRQALLKYMGGLQELKRATVEEIAKVPGISHSLAEIIYQALKQ encoded by the coding sequence GTGACCCTTCCTTTCGACTCGGTATCTTTCCTTAAGACAGTGACTCATCAGCCCGGCGTTTATCGAATGTATAACGCCGACGCTGTGGTGATTTACGTCGGAAAAGCCAAAGATCTTAAAAAACGTCTCTCGAGTTATTTTCGTAAGAAAGTCGACAGTGAGAAAACGCGCGCGTTGGTCAGCAATATTGCTAAGATCGACGTCACGGTCACGCATACAGAGACAGAAGCGCTGATCCTTGAGCACAACTACATCAAGCAATACTTACCCAAATACAACGTGTTGCTGCGTGATGACAAGTCCTATCCTTATATCTATGTGAGTGGCCACAAACATCCTCGCGTCTCTTTGCATCGTGGTGCGAAAAAACGTAAAGGTGAATATTTTGGCCCATATCCTGACTCCGGAGCGGTAAGAGAAACGCTGCATCTGTTGCAGAAAATTTTCCCGGTGCGTCAGTGTGAAGATACAGTTTATGCTAACCGTACTCGACCATGTCTGATGTATCAGATCGGCCGCTGTGCAGGGCCTTGCGTGAGCAGTGTGATTTCCGATCAAGAGTACGCTGAGCTGGTGAATTATCTTCGCCTGTTTTTGCAAGGCAAAGACAATCAAGTACTTGAACTGCTGGTTAGCAAGATGGAAGACGCCAGTGTGGCACTGCGCTTTGAAGATGCTGCTCGTTTTCGCGACCAGATACAAGCTATTCGTCGAGTGCAAGAGCAGCAATATGTCTCTGAAGATAGTATGGATGATATGGATGTACTGGGTTTTGCCCAAGAAAATGGCATAGCTTGTATCCATATTTTGATGATTCGGCAGGGTAAAGTGTTGGGAAGTCGCAGCCATTTCCCTAAAATTCCACAAAACACCACAGCGCAAGAGGTATTTGATAGCTTCTTAAGCCAGTACTACCTTAGCCACAATGAAGCGCGAACCGTTCCGACGCGCATTATTCTCAATAAGGATCTGGCGGTGGATGTGGCGGCTATTCAGGAAGCGCTCAGTCAGGTGGCCGGGCGTAAAGTCACTTTTCATGCCAATCCAACTGGGGCGCGTAGCCGTTATCTTAAACTGGCGAATACCAATGCGCTGACTGCTATTACCACGCAAATCAATCACAAGATGACCATCAACCAACGCTTCAAAGCACTGCGCGAAGTTTTGGGTAAGGAAACCATTCAAAGGATGGAGTGTTTTGACATTTCGCATACCATGGGTGAAAGCACCATCGCGTCGTGCGTGGTCTTCAACACCGAAGGGCCCGTCAAGCAAGAGTACCGCCGCTACAATATTAGCGGGATTACCGGTGGCGATGACTATGCTGCGATGGGGCAGGCTTTAGAACGGCGTTATTCGAAGCAACTCGACGTGGAAAAAATCCCTGATGTGATCTTTATCGACGGCGGTAAGGGGCAGTTAAATCGTGCGCACGAGATCATTGAACAGTATTGGGGCGATTGGCCCAAACGACCTAAAATGATAGGAATAGCGAAAGGCGTGACGCGCAAGCCGGGTTTAGAGACCTTAATTACCGTGTCGGGTGAGGAGTTTAACTTACCAAGTGACGCGCCAGCTTTGCATTTGATTCAGCATATTCGTGATGAAAGTCATAACCACGCGATTGCAGGCCATAGAGCTAAACGAGGAAAAACGCGTAAAACCAGTGCTTTAGAAGGCATTGAAGGGGTTGGGCCGAAACGACGCCAAGCACTGCTGAAGTATATGGGCGGTTTACAAGAGCTTAAACGAGCCACTGTTGAAGAAATCGCCAAAGTTCCAGGGATTAGCCATTCTTTAGCAGAAATTATCTATCAAGCATTGAAACAATAG